A DNA window from Anaerocolumna sp. AGMB13020 contains the following coding sequences:
- a CDS encoding response regulator, translating to MEYTLLDVLIVDDEAIVREGLKYVIDWYALGFCICGDAASGEEAIEKIKKYNPNLVLLDIRMPGMDGTELIEQVRSSGFQGDFIILSGYSDFKYAQTALHYGVSFYLTKPIDEEALEKAVITVKEKILKNREKEKSLNQYLIKAKSTVLKDLMLGTEPNSSINYLEMGLYAPIYQVVIYEGYTPFFTTYSFADLLKVSNQGNNSFEHISLDHQEIILLKGNHALNKFNTCLHHYENGTQKGSPLDSIFLTHGRTVSGLFDIHLSYEDCRRLMSRRFFCFENQHVLSYEVLPEISSYQSIISDEKSKSYSNKIVNYIQAINKRMLSEILQELKGLLYQSGDDVITIKHFLADIFLQTKQTIMHKYSHVDIPFAHNSVIIEIIENKYYLYEIIQYFTEQFEMIIRAIGNSSNESIFNDILYYIEHNYSAPLKLETIASLFGYNSSYLGKLFSQKMNQSFNSYLDEVRIKHSVELLEDTHLKVYEIATKVGYSNVNYFHYKFKKLKGISPVEFRKETI from the coding sequence ATGGAATATACATTGCTTGATGTATTGATTGTTGATGATGAGGCCATTGTTAGAGAAGGTCTCAAGTATGTTATTGATTGGTATGCTCTCGGTTTTTGCATCTGTGGAGACGCAGCTTCGGGGGAGGAAGCAATCGAAAAGATAAAAAAATATAACCCAAATCTTGTTCTGCTGGATATCCGAATGCCCGGTATGGATGGAACGGAGTTAATTGAGCAGGTACGCAGCTCTGGATTTCAAGGTGATTTTATTATATTAAGTGGCTATTCTGATTTTAAATACGCTCAAACAGCCTTACATTATGGTGTTTCCTTTTATCTGACGAAACCAATTGATGAGGAGGCTCTGGAAAAAGCAGTAATAACAGTGAAAGAAAAGATATTAAAAAACAGAGAAAAGGAAAAATCCCTGAATCAATATCTGATAAAAGCGAAGTCAACGGTTCTGAAAGACCTGATGCTGGGAACCGAACCGAATAGTTCCATTAATTATTTAGAAATGGGATTATATGCTCCTATTTATCAGGTTGTAATTTACGAAGGCTATACACCTTTTTTCACAACCTACAGTTTTGCAGATTTGCTTAAGGTATCGAACCAGGGAAACAATTCCTTTGAGCATATCTCTCTGGATCACCAGGAAATTATACTGCTGAAAGGAAATCATGCTCTGAACAAATTCAATACCTGCCTGCACCATTATGAAAATGGTACTCAGAAAGGTTCTCCTCTTGATTCCATCTTTCTTACACATGGAAGAACAGTATCTGGCCTTTTTGATATACATTTATCCTATGAGGACTGCAGACGGCTGATGAGCAGACGATTTTTCTGTTTTGAAAATCAGCACGTTTTATCCTATGAAGTGTTACCTGAGATATCTTCCTACCAATCCATCATAAGTGATGAAAAATCAAAGTCTTATAGCAATAAAATTGTAAATTATATTCAGGCTATAAACAAACGTATGTTATCCGAAATACTACAGGAACTAAAAGGCTTACTATACCAAAGTGGTGATGATGTAATAACCATCAAACACTTTCTGGCTGATATTTTTCTTCAAACGAAACAAACCATAATGCATAAATACAGTCATGTCGATATTCCTTTTGCACACAATTCTGTTATTATTGAGATTATTGAAAACAAGTATTATTTGTACGAAATTATTCAGTATTTTACAGAACAGTTTGAAATGATTATCCGAGCCATTGGCAACAGCTCAAATGAAAGTATTTTTAATGATATTCTATATTATATTGAGCATAATTATTCCGCTCCATTGAAGTTAGAAACAATCGCCTCCTTATTTGGATACAACAGTTCCTATTTGGGTAAATTATTTAGCCAGAAGATGAACCAGAGCTTTAATTCTTATCTGGATGAAGTGAGAATCAAACATTCTGTGGAACTATTGGAAGATACGCATCTGAAGGTGTATGAGATTGCAACCAAGGTTGGATATAGTAATGTGAATTACTTTCACTATAAATTCAAAAAATTAAAAGGAATAAGCCCTGTTGAATTTAGAAAAGAAACTATTTGA